Proteins encoded in a region of the Mucilaginibacter sabulilitoris genome:
- a CDS encoding TonB-dependent receptor domain-containing protein, which yields MRIKLIAALLFAVCLHLSAASFSQNITLAEKNVSLETVLNKIEQQSGYDIFMQTELVAGSNKVSVNVKQQPLTKVLEKVFKGQPVTYAIVGHTIVVKEKQDKTATGANTQTMLAPVYIGKVIDADTKEPLIGASVGVKGGGKATSTGLNGAFKLNLGTDAGTVLVISYIGYVTKEITLSGNADLGEIQLKASANAMSEVVVTGDVAVDRKTPIAVSTINQQFIEEKLGTGDIPQLLQSTPGIMATAQGGGFGDSRISIRGFSSGSKKGNVALTINGIPVNDMENGSIFWSNWSGLTDVTTSLQVQRGLGASKIIIPSFGGTINITTRNTDTQKGGYISQTIGSDGYEKTSVLVSTGLTENGWAATFQGGRTKGDGFADGLNFLGYNYFFNLSKVISPKQTISFSVMGATQKHGQRPERSIAEYQNAPQDIKWNYYLSVKDGKQFNPYNNFFSKPVFSLNHNWVINDNSSLSTVLYATYGTGGGGSIGAPVGGSTIPPRVSNAYSPFDFDAVQKANAANPDGSASTYLYASHNDHAWYGLRSTYNTTVARYLNVSAGFDLRYYKGTHYEEVTDLLGADYVFDQYTAGNAAGSRSGDINNPNHRAVVGDKIDYYNKDYVESGGVFAQAEYAKDDFSAFITLSGSGTGDKRVDLYNYLNNDPNQSSKYVNFFTYQAKGGANYNINDQMNVFANIGYITKPPYFDNVFQKFTNSINTGTVDEKLFSYELGYQFKTSGLVAKLNLYRSSYMDQSFSNSYTDNTTNQIYSVNISGVSEMHQGAELELHYQPIKAITLNGMFSYGDWYYTKNTGPATVFNDQHEQIGSVKAALVKGVKVGDAAQTTAAFGLDINVLPDLRLGTNYNFFGNYYSSFSFANITVPGIHPYKLPNYSTWNLNAKFKFKLAGLDASLIGNVNNLLNTKFISDGFDASATGDPANLNVYYGLGRTFTTGIKVKF from the coding sequence ATGCGCATTAAACTTATCGCAGCTTTATTATTTGCAGTATGCCTTCATCTTAGTGCCGCAAGTTTTAGCCAGAATATTACCCTTGCCGAAAAAAATGTAAGCCTCGAAACTGTTTTAAATAAAATTGAACAACAAAGCGGCTATGACATTTTTATGCAAACAGAACTGGTTGCCGGCAGTAACAAGGTATCGGTAAACGTTAAGCAGCAACCTTTAACAAAAGTGCTTGAAAAAGTATTTAAAGGACAGCCCGTAACGTATGCCATTGTTGGCCATACCATTGTGGTTAAAGAAAAGCAGGATAAAACAGCTACCGGTGCAAATACGCAAACAATGCTGGCTCCAGTTTATATAGGTAAGGTTATTGATGCTGATACTAAAGAGCCCCTTATCGGAGCTTCGGTAGGTGTAAAGGGCGGGGGCAAAGCTACCTCGACCGGGTTAAACGGTGCTTTTAAATTAAATTTAGGCACGGATGCCGGTACAGTGCTGGTTATCTCTTATATAGGTTATGTAACCAAAGAAATTACTCTTTCGGGCAATGCCGACCTTGGCGAAATTCAACTTAAAGCAAGCGCCAATGCCATGAGCGAAGTTGTGGTAACCGGCGACGTTGCAGTTGATCGTAAAACGCCAATCGCGGTTTCAACCATAAATCAGCAGTTTATTGAAGAAAAATTAGGAACAGGTGATATCCCGCAGTTATTGCAGAGCACGCCGGGTATCATGGCTACAGCGCAAGGCGGTGGGTTTGGCGACTCACGTATCAGCATCCGTGGTTTTTCAAGCGGTTCAAAAAAAGGTAACGTAGCCTTAACTATTAACGGTATCCCGGTTAATGATATGGAAAACGGATCAATCTTCTGGTCAAACTGGTCGGGTCTTACCGATGTTACCACTTCATTGCAGGTACAACGTGGTTTAGGTGCGTCAAAAATCATTATCCCATCATTTGGTGGTACTATCAATATCACTACACGCAACACCGACACTCAAAAAGGTGGTTATATTTCACAAACCATAGGCAGCGACGGTTATGAAAAAACCTCAGTATTAGTATCAACCGGGCTAACTGAAAATGGCTGGGCGGCAACGTTCCAGGGTGGCCGGACCAAAGGTGACGGATTTGCCGATGGACTCAACTTTTTAGGTTATAACTACTTTTTCAACTTGTCTAAAGTAATAAGTCCAAAACAAACCATCTCTTTCTCCGTAATGGGAGCAACACAAAAACACGGGCAAAGACCTGAGCGCTCTATAGCTGAATATCAAAATGCCCCTCAGGACATTAAATGGAACTACTATCTGAGCGTTAAGGATGGTAAACAATTCAATCCGTATAACAACTTTTTCAGCAAACCTGTATTTTCACTAAACCATAACTGGGTTATTAACGACAATTCAAGTCTGTCGACCGTGTTGTATGCTACTTACGGTACGGGCGGTGGTGGCTCAATTGGTGCGCCAGTTGGTGGCTCAACTATTCCACCAAGGGTAAGTAATGCTTATTCACCATTTGACTTTGACGCGGTTCAAAAAGCCAATGCGGCTAATCCTGATGGCTCTGCTTCAACCTATCTTTATGCCTCACATAATGATCATGCCTGGTATGGTTTAAGAAGTACCTATAATACTACTGTCGCCAGGTATCTTAATGTGTCTGCAGGTTTTGACCTCAGGTATTATAAAGGTACCCATTATGAAGAGGTTACAGATTTGTTAGGTGCCGATTATGTATTTGATCAGTATACTGCCGGTAATGCTGCCGGAAGCAGATCAGGTGATATCAATAACCCGAATCACCGTGCGGTAGTTGGCGATAAGATAGATTATTACAATAAAGATTACGTGGAATCCGGAGGCGTATTTGCCCAGGCTGAGTACGCTAAGGATGATTTTTCTGCCTTTATCACCTTATCAGGTTCAGGAACCGGCGATAAACGTGTCGACCTTTATAACTATCTGAACAACGATCCAAATCAGTCAAGTAAGTATGTGAATTTTTTCACGTACCAGGCTAAAGGTGGTGCAAACTATAACATCAATGATCAGATGAACGTGTTTGCCAATATTGGTTACATCACTAAACCGCCTTATTTTGATAATGTGTTCCAGAAGTTCACAAACAGTATCAATACCGGAACTGTAGACGAAAAATTGTTTAGCTATGAATTAGGTTACCAATTTAAAACATCGGGCTTAGTAGCCAAACTGAACCTTTACCGCAGTTCATACATGGACCAATCGTTTTCAAACTCATATACAGATAATACTACTAACCAGATATATAGCGTAAATATTTCAGGTGTTAGCGAAATGCACCAGGGAGCTGAACTGGAATTACATTACCAGCCAATTAAAGCCATTACCTTAAATGGTATGTTCTCTTATGGCGATTGGTATTATACCAAAAATACCGGTCCGGCTACCGTATTTAACGATCAGCATGAACAAATAGGATCCGTTAAAGCGGCTTTGGTAAAGGGAGTTAAAGTAGGCGACGCTGCACAAACCACTGCGGCGTTCGGCCTTGATATTAACGTTTTGCCTGATTTAAGATTAGGTACAAACTATAATTTCTTTGGTAATTACTATTCAAGCTTCAGCTTTGCCAATATTACAGTGCCAGGCATCCACCCATATAAATTGCCGAATTACTCTACCTGGAACCTAAATGCGAAATTCAAATTTAAACTGGCAGGGCTTGACGCATCACTTATTGGTAATGTAAATAACCTGCTGAATACCAAATTTATATCAGATGGTTTTGATGCAAGTGCAACAGGTGATCCTGCAAACCTCAACGTATATTATGGTTTGGGCAGAACATTCACTACAGGTATAAAAGTTAAATTTTAA
- a CDS encoding FecR family protein — translation MSNYKPYFDLGSLIAKYLRNELTAQEKNELEQWLQSDERNQELFRKLIDEANINNELELLSATNKDKAWKNIVKKTGFKSAEDKPKITGRLLGYAAAIAVLLALGITLSKYKKGDEQKVLAHQQKDLLPGGSKAVLTLADGSQIILDDTKNGKIASQRNVIINKTQSGKVIYDVTASSQADQVPVVAQLVAMNTLTTPRGGQYEVVLPDGTRVWLNAASSLKYPTAFTGNERKVELTGEAYFEVSKNALKPFFVKTATQTVTVLGTHFNINSYADEAVTKTTLLEGSVKVMSSTSGATIKLKPGEQSINTINAINVKEGADLDEAVSWKNGKFLFRNTELRPIMRQLSRWYDVDVEYQGNVAQKHYRGRISRDVPVSEIFEILKTSGINFTINGRKIIVKS, via the coding sequence ATGAGTAATTATAAACCATACTTTGACCTGGGTAGTCTGATCGCAAAATACCTGCGCAACGAGCTCACAGCACAGGAAAAAAACGAACTGGAGCAATGGCTCCAGTCAGATGAGCGCAACCAGGAATTATTCAGAAAGCTAATTGATGAAGCTAATATTAACAATGAATTGGAGCTGCTTTCGGCAACCAATAAAGACAAAGCCTGGAAAAATATTGTTAAAAAAACAGGATTTAAAAGTGCTGAAGATAAACCAAAGATAACCGGAAGGTTGTTGGGTTACGCTGCCGCTATAGCTGTACTGCTGGCCCTGGGAATTACCCTGAGCAAGTATAAAAAGGGTGATGAGCAAAAAGTTTTAGCCCATCAGCAAAAAGATCTTTTACCGGGTGGCAGCAAAGCTGTATTAACCCTGGCCGATGGCTCACAAATAATTCTTGATGATACCAAAAACGGTAAAATTGCCAGCCAGCGAAACGTAATCATTAACAAAACCCAGAGTGGAAAAGTGATTTATGACGTTACGGCCAGCAGCCAGGCGGACCAGGTTCCGGTAGTAGCCCAGCTTGTTGCCATGAACACTTTAACTACCCCGCGTGGCGGGCAATATGAGGTTGTTTTACCAGATGGTACACGGGTTTGGTTAAATGCGGCTTCGTCATTAAAATACCCCACCGCGTTTACTGGCAATGAGCGTAAGGTCGAGTTAACCGGCGAAGCTTATTTTGAAGTGAGCAAAAACGCGCTTAAACCATTTTTTGTAAAAACAGCGACCCAAACAGTAACGGTTTTAGGTACACACTTTAATATTAACAGTTACGCGGATGAGGCAGTTACAAAAACCACCCTGCTCGAAGGCAGTGTAAAAGTAATGAGCAGCACCAGCGGAGCAACCATCAAACTTAAACCGGGTGAGCAATCAATAAACACCATAAATGCTATTAACGTAAAGGAAGGTGCGGATTTGGACGAGGCCGTATCCTGGAAAAATGGCAAGTTCCTATTCCGCAATACCGAGCTGCGCCCCATTATGCGCCAGTTGTCGAGATGGTATGATGTGGATGTGGAATACCAGGGTAATGTGGCTCAAAAGCATTACAGGGGGCGCATATCCAGAGATGTGCCTGTTTCAGAAATATTTGAAATACTTAAAACAAGCGGTATAAACTTCACAATTAACGGGAGGAAAATTATTGTAAAATCATAA
- a CDS encoding serine hydrolase domain-containing protein produces the protein MAQNISGKLDSLFIDLVKNNEFNGNVLAAENARVIYQRSFGYADAEHQLPNTRQTTFNLASVSKIFTAVAILQLKQKGKLSFDDPYVKYFPDFPWPAITIRQLLSHTSGLPDNQIFEKPYQENPNKIYDLNDLIPAFKNDKRGLLFKPGEKFGYSNTGFGLLALLVEKRSGLKFQDYLKKYIFRPAGMVHTYIETPLVPVADPGRAVRYEFLSYEPDRLKRVDSVKKDRIQAVILGAILGPDCVVSTTHDLLKFDQALYGNKLLKPQILQQAFEPAVLNNGEKAIMGWANTNSYYGLGWMILCDSTYGKVVWHSGGDPGEVTVFLRNITRKQTVIVLDNVTHRSLHPQGVNAYYLLNDGPVLTFKKSLTRAYADRLVKKGADAAAVLFNEFKTDTAHYYPMNEKELNAICYDMLDDGYKTEALEALKLNTFLFPDSWNAYDSYGEALARAGKKEEAMMMYKKSIAINPGNTGGKNALKRLEIK, from the coding sequence ATGGCCCAAAACATATCGGGCAAACTGGATAGTTTGTTCATCGATCTTGTTAAAAACAACGAGTTTAACGGAAACGTATTGGCAGCCGAAAATGCCAGGGTTATATATCAGCGTTCATTTGGGTATGCTGATGCAGAACACCAGTTACCCAACACCAGGCAAACCACATTTAACCTGGCATCTGTCTCCAAAATTTTTACAGCGGTAGCAATTCTTCAGCTCAAACAGAAAGGTAAATTAAGTTTTGATGATCCTTATGTTAAGTACTTTCCTGATTTTCCCTGGCCGGCAATCACTATACGGCAGCTCCTATCGCATACCTCTGGCCTGCCCGACAATCAGATATTTGAAAAACCTTATCAGGAAAATCCGAATAAGATATACGACCTGAATGACCTTATCCCTGCTTTTAAAAACGATAAAAGAGGATTGCTCTTTAAACCTGGCGAAAAATTCGGCTATTCCAATACCGGGTTCGGGCTTCTCGCGCTTTTGGTAGAGAAGCGCAGCGGATTGAAATTTCAGGATTATTTAAAAAAATACATTTTCCGGCCAGCCGGGATGGTTCACACCTATATAGAAACGCCGCTTGTTCCCGTCGCCGATCCTGGCAGAGCCGTTCGCTACGAATTTCTCAGTTATGAGCCGGATCGTTTAAAAAGGGTTGATTCAGTAAAAAAGGACCGAATTCAGGCGGTCATTCTGGGTGCCATCTTAGGGCCCGATTGTGTGGTAAGTACTACACACGATTTGCTAAAATTCGATCAGGCCTTATATGGCAATAAATTGCTCAAGCCCCAAATATTGCAACAAGCCTTTGAACCGGCGGTTTTGAATAACGGAGAAAAGGCCATCATGGGCTGGGCCAATACAAACTCCTATTATGGTTTGGGCTGGATGATACTCTGTGATAGTACCTATGGAAAAGTTGTCTGGCATTCGGGCGGAGATCCGGGAGAAGTTACTGTTTTTTTAAGAAATATTACCCGAAAGCAAACTGTTATAGTTTTGGATAATGTAACGCACCGGAGCCTGCATCCACAAGGAGTCAATGCTTATTATTTATTAAACGACGGCCCTGTGCTGACCTTTAAAAAATCACTTACGCGGGCTTATGCCGATCGGCTGGTGAAAAAAGGTGCTGATGCAGCCGCAGTACTTTTTAACGAATTCAAAACAGATACCGCACATTATTACCCGATGAATGAAAAGGAACTGAACGCTATCTGTTACGATATGCTTGATGATGGTTATAAGACAGAAGCATTGGAGGCCTTAAAGCTCAACACCTTTTTATTTCCCGATAGCTGGAATGCCTACGATAGTTATGGCGAAGCATTGGCAAGAGCAGGAAAAAAAGAGGAAGCTATGATGATGTATAAAAAATCAATAGCCATCAACCCTGGTAATACCGGAGGTAAAAATGCACTAAAACGATTGGAAATTAAATAG
- a CDS encoding RNA polymerase sigma-70 factor has product MSIVKGIFTHKSNADGSVENIDLDALFKEYYDRLVYFSLQLIRDKDQAEDIVQDAFIKYWNQREMVMQDKIAIKNFLYSTVRNASLNTIRHNKVVEGYIQQQGGTEPEEPPVIEAIITAEAIAEIHSAVHALPANYKTISVMGFFDGKKNHEIAEELDMSINTVKKQKQRALQLLRMKLTPEMFTWFLMLTLALLK; this is encoded by the coding sequence ATGAGCATTGTAAAAGGAATATTTACGCACAAAAGTAATGCAGACGGATCAGTTGAAAATATTGATCTCGATGCACTTTTTAAGGAATATTACGACAGGTTGGTTTATTTCTCTTTACAACTGATAAGGGATAAAGACCAGGCCGAAGACATTGTTCAGGACGCGTTTATAAAATACTGGAACCAGCGCGAAATGGTGATGCAGGATAAAATAGCCATAAAAAACTTTTTGTACAGCACCGTTCGTAACGCGAGTCTTAATACTATAAGGCATAATAAAGTTGTAGAAGGCTATATACAGCAGCAAGGTGGTACTGAGCCTGAAGAACCTCCTGTAATTGAAGCAATAATTACTGCCGAAGCGATTGCCGAAATTCATTCGGCCGTTCATGCGCTGCCTGCCAACTATAAGACAATATCTGTTATGGGTTTTTTTGATGGTAAAAAGAACCATGAAATTGCCGAAGAACTAGATATGTCAATAAATACGGTAAAAAAGCAAAAGCAAAGAGCGTTGCAGTTACTCAGGATGAAACTTACCCCCGAAATGTTTACCTGGTTCCTGATGCTTACCCTTGCTCTGTTAAAGTAA